In Paenibacillus guangzhouensis, a single window of DNA contains:
- a CDS encoding endo-alpha-N-acetylgalactosaminidase family protein: MSLSKVIRNLALVVASVQMISITIPAFSGTADAAAYDGIIESNQMKVQVDQKFPRIIKYELNNKVLNGSEDVLDKIRINGKDYVPKVEYMESANEADYTLTISELNVVLKVSITVKDNTLDFLVTDVKENGAARIHTIEFPDHSLVSVRSTEGGAKFAGSRMETAVYKKGDVYQDVSGTPAVDSTPKNYMYAFVNNDALAAGVWSNAYGDTNQDADNDNHRIVKQTMKKTDYSRTALWSASWVYRGNSMPNDITEPLPHTKVVITEDANADTKVDWQDAAVAYRDIMNNPVGSDRMSELVVHRIPMNFGSQATNPFLKTLDETKRIYQSTDGLGQWVELKGYQAEGHDSSHPDYGGHIGVRQGGQKDMDTLVREAQKYNAFMGVHISGTGAHPEAKAFDDQLVNVNKGGWDWLDQSYDFDDPTYRREVTTGNRKNRLQMLKDDAPTLDFIYADAWYEQGFNGRRFASEVNAMGWTLTTEFPNVLEDEAVWNHWSVDYDYGGKSTKGYSSDIARFVRNHQKDTWIVRHPILGGTEANDAEGWQGRVDYDEMINIVFKTNLPTKYLQSFPMTKYDVNNNVGRVEFEGNVVAQRTADGKRTFTKDGKKLLEENVTITKATEGGNTYDKVTYSNLKYLLPWSPNAEKTKNELASAEEKLYHYNENGGSTTWELPTSWNNVSTVKLYTLTDTGKKDEKVLNVVNGKITIENAAAKQAYVVYKGDVTPKVEEINWGFAMPAKDPSFNSGKLDHWNVKSGAATVERNPRGQYELVVKENAEETVLETGLSGLKPGTYSASIYVQVGNTPNSTNASDPNTAGNAKRKTTIGVKDYAGADITNYTESSPLKNYISADSKHSTNMQRMRVVFDVAAGQDTAILYLKVAPGTAAVTFDDVRAVPTKRVVPQSPEVVVAEDFENVDQGLTPFVIADADGVSDPRTHLSELHAPYTQKGWNGNQTDDVLNGNWSIKTHKSGGGLIMRTLPQTLRFDKGTTYEVTFKYESQFDKKINFVVGNGTKEVLNVPMPQATVPTPFTVKFTASTEDFWIGTRNTVGSSAGDFILDDLVVKEAKDATIEPPQISPVDLTIIPVDGIRASATGYQEGDNPENVLDGNTGSLWHTAWDGSDKLPQSITLDLGKAYNANRVDVTPRQQTNSSGVANGNGFITKYELYVKVADAQDFVKVADGTWEKTIATKQIAIDSSKPITHVKLTALEGINGWASVAEMRVAQQAPSITGPKTVEVSTTAGMHPEMPSTVKATMSNGTVMELPVQWPAIAPSKYAEVGTFEVIGHINGAQDAAITATVTVTASGEVEIVDAKVMNVYTSVGTAPVMPEKAKMVTSNGTVIQVPVTWETIAKDRYSQAGSFSVTGTVTGSTIKAQAIVIVTDSQATIREIPEIKMNTFIGTKPLLPNTIEVTMSDNSKRFVAVTWDSIKDEQISKAGQFNVNGTIEGTDKKAVAVITVKEDPNIALKKPATASSQQTGNTAAMGNDGQTSTRWCVSDPKTEHWWKVDLGAQYDVTSSKITWESASSTLKYRIEVSSDGVTWQKTVDKWDTPVTESVTADTWSAEKVKFIRVTALGVGTTWAGFREFEAYGVKSPVVDTIALKGAITAAQVKVDGAVVGNQPGQYPQAAVDALKAAIATAQRVVDTAATQAEVTAAIEALQAAVKTFDDAATAASSGSISAPATVTAGQEFNVQVGLKGVTQGVYAQDLSVEFDPAKLEFLSAKSLIHGVSIIDKKTTPDGKLRFIVASEGPGHAVTGTKNVLELTFKAKEVAETSVNSAISLTKVMISDAEGAEMTIGNASSTVQVVKEQLPVATGDLNGDGKVTIGDLAIAAANYGATKDSPNWSKLRMADFDKNGVIDISDLAAIAQKIIQ, translated from the coding sequence ATGTCACTGTCTAAAGTCATTAGAAACTTAGCACTCGTGGTAGCCTCTGTACAAATGATTAGTATTACGATTCCTGCATTTTCAGGAACTGCGGATGCTGCAGCTTATGATGGAATCATAGAATCCAATCAAATGAAAGTTCAAGTCGATCAGAAATTCCCAAGAATCATCAAGTATGAGTTAAATAATAAAGTGTTGAATGGCTCGGAAGATGTATTAGACAAAATAAGAATCAACGGTAAAGACTACGTACCCAAAGTAGAATACATGGAAAGTGCAAATGAAGCGGATTATACGCTTACGATTAGCGAATTGAATGTAGTTCTGAAAGTATCCATTACTGTAAAAGACAATACGCTTGACTTTTTAGTAACAGATGTGAAAGAAAATGGCGCAGCAAGAATACATACCATTGAATTTCCAGACCATAGCTTGGTTTCGGTGAGAAGTACAGAAGGGGGTGCCAAATTCGCCGGTTCCCGAATGGAAACTGCTGTATATAAAAAAGGCGATGTGTACCAGGATGTATCGGGAACGCCTGCCGTAGATAGCACGCCAAAAAACTATATGTACGCGTTTGTTAATAATGATGCATTAGCAGCGGGTGTCTGGTCAAATGCATATGGTGATACCAATCAAGATGCAGACAATGATAATCACCGTATTGTAAAGCAGACGATGAAGAAAACGGATTACTCTCGTACGGCTTTATGGAGTGCATCATGGGTATACCGTGGGAATAGCATGCCAAATGATATAACGGAGCCCTTACCACATACGAAAGTCGTGATCACAGAGGACGCAAATGCGGATACAAAAGTGGATTGGCAGGATGCAGCCGTTGCATACCGCGATATCATGAACAATCCCGTAGGCAGCGATCGGATGTCTGAACTTGTTGTTCACCGGATCCCAATGAACTTTGGCAGTCAGGCAACTAACCCTTTCTTGAAGACATTAGATGAAACAAAGCGAATCTATCAATCGACAGACGGGCTAGGACAGTGGGTGGAGTTAAAGGGGTATCAAGCAGAAGGGCACGACTCCTCACATCCGGATTACGGCGGACATATCGGTGTACGGCAGGGCGGACAGAAGGATATGGATACGCTCGTAAGAGAAGCGCAGAAATATAATGCTTTTATGGGTGTACATATTAGCGGTACAGGTGCTCACCCGGAAGCCAAGGCTTTTGATGATCAATTAGTTAATGTCAACAAAGGCGGCTGGGACTGGCTTGACCAATCTTATGACTTCGATGATCCGACTTACCGTAGAGAAGTCACCACCGGAAATCGTAAGAATCGGTTGCAGATGTTAAAGGACGATGCTCCGACGCTTGATTTTATTTATGCGGATGCATGGTATGAACAGGGCTTTAATGGAAGAAGATTTGCTAGTGAAGTGAATGCTATGGGTTGGACGCTTACGACGGAGTTTCCCAACGTACTAGAGGATGAAGCGGTGTGGAATCACTGGTCCGTTGACTATGATTACGGCGGAAAGAGCACCAAAGGTTATAGCAGTGACATTGCAAGATTTGTGCGTAATCACCAAAAAGATACTTGGATTGTTCGTCATCCGATCCTTGGCGGTACGGAGGCGAATGATGCGGAAGGATGGCAGGGTAGAGTAGATTACGATGAAATGATCAATATTGTATTCAAAACAAATCTGCCAACAAAATATCTACAAAGTTTCCCTATGACGAAGTACGACGTCAATAACAATGTAGGGCGCGTTGAATTCGAAGGAAATGTCGTCGCACAGCGAACAGCAGATGGGAAAAGAACTTTCACGAAAGATGGCAAGAAGCTGCTAGAAGAAAATGTGACGATTACGAAAGCAACGGAAGGCGGCAACACGTACGATAAGGTTACGTACTCCAACCTCAAATATTTGTTGCCATGGTCGCCAAATGCCGAAAAGACCAAAAATGAACTAGCTAGCGCTGAAGAAAAGTTGTACCACTACAATGAAAATGGCGGATCAACGACATGGGAACTCCCAACAAGCTGGAACAATGTATCAACTGTAAAGTTGTACACTTTAACAGATACAGGGAAGAAAGATGAAAAGGTATTAAACGTCGTAAATGGCAAAATTACGATTGAAAATGCAGCAGCAAAACAAGCTTACGTTGTTTACAAAGGGGACGTTACACCAAAGGTTGAAGAGATAAATTGGGGATTTGCGATGCCTGCTAAGGATCCAAGTTTCAACAGCGGGAAGCTGGATCACTGGAATGTAAAGAGCGGAGCAGCAACCGTAGAACGTAACCCTCGTGGACAGTATGAATTAGTCGTCAAAGAAAATGCGGAAGAAACGGTACTAGAGACTGGGTTATCAGGATTGAAACCGGGAACCTACTCCGCATCTATATATGTTCAAGTAGGAAATACACCAAACAGTACAAATGCTAGTGATCCCAACACAGCAGGAAATGCAAAACGTAAAACGACGATTGGTGTGAAAGATTACGCCGGAGCAGACATCACGAACTATACGGAGAGTTCACCGCTTAAGAACTATATCTCAGCTGACTCCAAGCACAGCACCAATATGCAGAGAATGAGAGTCGTTTTTGATGTAGCCGCAGGACAGGATACAGCAATATTGTATTTGAAAGTAGCTCCAGGAACAGCGGCTGTAACCTTTGACGATGTTCGTGCTGTACCTACGAAGCGAGTTGTACCTCAATCTCCAGAGGTAGTCGTAGCTGAAGATTTTGAGAATGTGGACCAAGGTTTGACGCCATTTGTTATCGCAGATGCTGACGGCGTAAGTGATCCACGTACGCACCTATCTGAATTACACGCGCCATACACGCAAAAAGGATGGAATGGCAACCAAACGGATGACGTATTAAACGGCAACTGGTCCATTAAGACCCATAAATCTGGTGGCGGTCTTATTATGAGAACATTACCGCAGACGTTAAGATTCGATAAAGGAACAACATACGAAGTAACTTTCAAATATGAGAGCCAGTTCGATAAGAAGATTAACTTCGTTGTAGGCAACGGCACGAAGGAAGTGTTGAATGTACCGATGCCGCAGGCCACCGTTCCTACGCCGTTTACGGTTAAATTTACAGCAAGCACTGAAGATTTCTGGATCGGAACAAGAAATACGGTTGGCAGTTCGGCAGGGGACTTCATCCTTGATGATCTAGTTGTGAAAGAAGCGAAGGATGCTACCATCGAACCGCCGCAAATTTCGCCTGTTGACTTAACGATTATCCCTGTAGATGGGATCAGAGCAAGTGCAACGGGTTATCAAGAAGGTGATAACCCTGAAAATGTTCTTGATGGAAACACAGGTTCACTCTGGCACACAGCTTGGGATGGAAGCGATAAATTACCACAATCCATTACGCTAGATTTAGGTAAAGCTTACAATGCAAACAGAGTAGATGTTACACCAAGACAGCAGACGAATAGTAGCGGTGTAGCGAATGGTAATGGCTTTATTACAAAATATGAATTATATGTGAAGGTTGCAGATGCTCAAGATTTTGTGAAAGTTGCAGATGGAACATGGGAAAAGACGATTGCAACGAAACAAATTGCTATTGATAGTTCAAAGCCAATCACTCATGTGAAGTTAACAGCATTAGAAGGGATTAATGGTTGGGCGAGTGTCGCTGAGATGAGAGTGGCTCAACAAGCTCCTTCCATCACTGGACCAAAGACAGTAGAAGTCAGCACGACAGCTGGCATGCATCCGGAAATGCCTTCAACAGTAAAGGCAACAATGAGCAATGGCACCGTCATGGAATTGCCAGTTCAATGGCCAGCCATTGCCCCTTCCAAATATGCTGAAGTAGGAACCTTTGAAGTTATAGGTCACATTAATGGCGCTCAGGATGCTGCGATTACAGCGACCGTAACCGTAACAGCCAGCGGAGAAGTAGAGATCGTAGATGCCAAAGTGATGAATGTTTACACTTCGGTAGGAACTGCACCTGTTATGCCTGAAAAAGCTAAAATGGTCACTTCAAACGGTACAGTGATCCAAGTGCCAGTCACTTGGGAGACAATTGCTAAAGATCGGTATAGCCAAGCTGGATCCTTCAGCGTAACGGGAACTGTAACGGGATCTACGATCAAAGCGCAGGCTATTGTTATTGTGACAGATAGCCAAGCCACAATTCGAGAAATTCCAGAAATAAAAATGAACACATTTATTGGTACCAAACCGCTTTTACCCAATACGATTGAAGTCACCATGAGCGATAATTCAAAGCGATTTGTAGCTGTGACGTGGGATTCTATAAAGGATGAGCAGATCAGCAAAGCAGGTCAGTTTAATGTAAATGGTACGATTGAAGGTACGGATAAGAAAGCCGTTGCCGTCATCACCGTCAAAGAAGATCCGAACATTGCATTGAAGAAACCTGCTACGGCAAGCAGTCAGCAGACTGGCAATACGGCAGCGATGGGTAACGATGGTCAAACATCAACGCGCTGGTGCGTAAGTGATCCCAAAACGGAGCATTGGTGGAAGGTTGACCTCGGAGCACAATACGATGTTACGAGTTCTAAGATTACTTGGGAATCCGCATCAAGTACGCTGAAGTATAGAATCGAAGTATCTTCTGACGGCGTAACATGGCAAAAGACGGTGGATAAGTGGGATACACCAGTGACTGAAAGTGTTACAGCAGATACTTGGTCAGCTGAAAAAGTTAAATTTATTCGGGTGACAGCTCTAGGTGTAGGAACTACTTGGGCAGGGTTCCGTGAGTTTGAAGCGTACGGCGTTAAATCACCGGTCGTGGATACAATTGCGCTAAAGGGAGCCATCACGGCAGCTCAAGTCAAAGTTGATGGAGCCGTCGTAGGCAATCAACCAGGACAATATCCGCAAGCAGCCGTCGATGCATTGAAAGCAGCGATCGCAACGGCGCAACGTGTTGTCGATACAGCAGCAACACAAGCAGAAGTGACAGCAGCGATCGAGGCGCTTCAAGCCGCGGTCAAAACTTTCGATGATGCCGCAACAGCTGCGTCGTCCGGTTCCATCTCGGCGCCAGCTACAGTGACAGCTGGCCAAGAGTTCAACGTGCAAGTCGGCCTCAAAGGCGTAACGCAAGGGGTATATGCGCAGGATCTATCGGTCGAGTTCGATCCGGCTAAGCTCGAGTTCTTGTCTGCGAAATCCCTTATTCATGGAGTTAGCATCATCGATAAGAAGACAACGCCGGATGGCAAGCTGCGGTTCATCGTCGCAAGCGAGGGTCCAGGCCATGCGGTAACCGGCACGAAGAATGTTCTTGAACTGACATTCAAAGCGAAGGAAGTAGCAGAAACGTCGGTAAATAGTGCCATCTCGTTAACGAAGGTCATGATTTCGGATGCTGAAGGAGCAGAGATGACGATCGGAAATGCGAGCTCTACCGTACAAGTAGTGAAGGAGCAACTGCCAGTTGCGACGGGCGACTTGAATGGCGACGGCAAAGTCACGATCGGTGACCTTGCGATTGCTGCTGCGAACTATGGCGCAACGAAGGATAGTCCGAACTGGAGTAAGCTGCGAATGGCTGACTTTGACAAGAATGGCGTCATTGATATCAGCGACTTGGCGGCGATTGCGCAGAAGATTATTCAATAA
- a CDS encoding glycerol dehydrogenase, with the protein MRRAFISPTKYVQGENELLNLGYFVRTFGESALLIAHPDDVARVKDKLAATSDKYQIKFIESGFHGECSRQEVERLQALAKEHQCACTIGLGGGKAIDTAKCVAEGHALIIVPTIAATDAPTSHSAVLYTPEGAFDDYAYFKQSPSVVMIDTTVIANAPTRFLVAGMGDALSTYFEARATARSFSNVNAGLPCGVREGACGDAKGTKTALALAKLCYETLLEDGVKAKLSCDQNVVTTALENIVETNILLSGLGFESGGLAAAHAIHNGLTVLEGTHHYYHGEKVAFSTLAQLVLENADQSEIDEVLGFCASVGLPICLADIGVDAVTQQELLQVAEKACIAEESIHSMPFPITVEAVAAAIRVADQIGCEYRRNRGE; encoded by the coding sequence ATGAGAAGAGCGTTTATTAGCCCAACGAAGTATGTGCAAGGGGAAAATGAGCTCCTGAACCTGGGGTACTTTGTACGGACATTTGGCGAATCCGCCTTATTGATCGCCCATCCAGATGATGTTGCGCGTGTGAAGGACAAGCTCGCCGCTACAAGCGACAAATATCAAATCAAGTTCATTGAAAGCGGTTTCCACGGTGAGTGTTCACGGCAGGAAGTCGAGCGTCTGCAAGCCTTGGCGAAGGAGCATCAATGCGCTTGCACGATCGGATTAGGCGGAGGCAAAGCGATTGATACGGCGAAATGTGTCGCCGAAGGCCATGCGCTGATTATCGTGCCGACGATTGCCGCGACGGATGCGCCAACCAGTCATTCGGCCGTGCTGTATACACCGGAAGGCGCGTTCGATGACTATGCTTATTTCAAGCAGAGTCCAAGCGTGGTCATGATCGATACGACGGTCATCGCGAATGCGCCGACACGCTTCCTCGTTGCGGGCATGGGGGATGCGCTATCGACATATTTCGAAGCGAGAGCGACAGCGAGGTCATTCTCGAATGTGAATGCGGGTCTGCCTTGCGGCGTACGTGAAGGAGCATGCGGTGATGCGAAAGGCACGAAGACGGCCTTGGCGTTAGCCAAGCTATGCTATGAGACATTGCTGGAGGATGGCGTGAAAGCTAAGCTGTCCTGCGATCAGAACGTCGTGACGACAGCGCTGGAGAATATTGTTGAGACGAATATTTTGCTATCAGGTCTTGGGTTCGAGAGCGGCGGGCTTGCGGCAGCCCATGCCATTCATAACGGATTAACGGTGTTGGAGGGCACACATCATTACTACCATGGGGAAAAAGTAGCCTTCAGTACGCTCGCGCAATTGGTGCTCGAAAATGCGGATCAAAGTGAAATCGACGAGGTGCTCGGGTTCTGCGCGTCGGTAGGACTACCTATATGTCTTGCGGATATTGGTGTGGACGCGGTGACGCAGCAGGAATTGCTGCAGGTGGCCGAGAAAGCATGTATTGCGGAAGAATCCATCCACTCGATGCCATTCCCGATTACGGTGGAAGCGGTAGCGGCGGCGATCCGAGTGGCAGATCAGATAGGGTGTGAATATCGACGGAATCGAGGCGAATAA